The Vitis vinifera cultivar Pinot Noir 40024 chromosome 3, ASM3070453v1 region TTATGTAATGACTAAATTTTGCTCTCTTCTACGTGGATATTGCCAACTTTGAAACAAAGACTAGTAAAAACAGGGATGAACCAACATAGACcctcaaaaattgaaataaagttTCATTTTCAACCTTATTTAACTTCACCTGTTATAGTATATAACTAGATTCATAAGCTATGACATGAAGCTCATGATCATAATTAATAACTATGCATACAAGGCCCTTCCTAGGACTTCAATATTGGGTTCAAACATCAGGGTCCGGTTTGTCCACTCCATCCACAGTCCTCAACCAGTAAGTCTGGCCAAAGCAGGCTGCACCATCCGGGACATCGTCTATCACATGGTCATGCCCTTTGGGGAAATATATCCCAGTCCGAGGGTGCGGCACCCAGCTGGACGATGAGCCGTCACCCTTATTATCAGCATCATCCGTCCGTCCTCTAGCTTTCCCCGGCGCCCCCTCAGCCCCAGCTACCTTACTCAAGCCCCGCCACACCAGCGTTGCTTCCCTGCATGAACTGGCATTGCCTTAAAATTTTTGTGTGAAAAGATGCTTCATATGTACAAGAAATCTAGACCATCCCATTAGCATAAAAACGCAAACCAGTGACCCAAAGTGGAGTTACCTAAGAAATAACATCCGTGTTTTGGCTACACCACTTCTAGCCATGGCCTGATGAGCAGCGAAGGTGTAAGCCCAGAGCTGGGTTTGTTGCCAAGGGTGTGGAGTCCTGAGTCTCCTGACCCCTTTTTATGCTCTAAAAATGACACATTTTTGCTGCATAACAGCGGCGCTACAGAATCGATTCTCACGGTACAGTTTTCGCGCAGATTACCTGatacaaatgaaaaatacaCATTCTAAAGGAAAAGTGAATTTCAGCTCCTTTTCCATTTGGGTAAGATGAGGGGTGAAAAGTACTGTGGTTTTGAACCTTATTCTTGTTTGTCCTTTATCGGGGGTACCCTCCATTAAATGGACTAAAGAAAATGCCATTGTCAGTGTGATTTGTTGATGATCTCGGTTGAGTACATTGAGAATATATGGATTTTGCAAAGGAATGGTGAGATGCGGGCTGATGTTTGTATGTTCAATGTGCTCCATGACTGTCACATAGCTTGTAATTGAAGTCCAAAATTCCCATTCAGGTACTCCcaaaaggatgaaaaattcaaggccaaggaaaaaaaaaaagtaatgctAAAAAATCGAAACATGACAAAACACTTTACAAATGTTAATGTTAGTGTATTTACGTGTGTCTTACGTGGGAAATAGAATGAGTTTAGAGTTGAGTCATAATATAgaagaatcaaaattttaatagaaGTGGCATTTAAAATTTGGA contains the following coding sequences:
- the LOC100242957 gene encoding uncharacterized protein LOC100242957 isoform X2, with amino-acid sequence MARSGVAKTRMLFLREATLVWRGLSKVAGAEGAPGKARGRTDDADNKGDGSSSSWVPHPRTGIYFPKGHDHVIDDVPDGAACFGQTYWLRTVDGVDKPDPDV
- the LOC100242957 gene encoding uncharacterized protein LOC100242957 isoform X1 encodes the protein MARSGVAKTRMLFLSSCREATLVWRGLSKVAGAEGAPGKARGRTDDADNKGDGSSSSWVPHPRTGIYFPKGHDHVIDDVPDGAACFGQTYWLRTVDGVDKPDPDV